One window of the Triticum dicoccoides isolate Atlit2015 ecotype Zavitan chromosome 3B, WEW_v2.0, whole genome shotgun sequence genome contains the following:
- the LOC119281182 gene encoding uncharacterized protein LOC119281182, protein MASQTLRRLRLLAARAAALPASPHLPFSAPSRAQAHMASSSWAVLGSIPRVAPPADGADVSLALTPPPRVSILTVSPRVFPEPVTPKYFPFVLAADPSGLLLLQATLGRPWTREITDGPHGPGVHWHDSEPRYFVLDANAGSAFRLPEPKPVDIMHQALLGLIASPGGGGHYMVSELRPIMGTDHATLLSFSSEVGKWVEKSVHYPLARRIFAPIGVVSHHGRLWWVDLTWGVITSDPFASDPALRFVPLPPDRVLRSREAWGESDMYRCVGVSAGKLRFVDTYYMGRVIGGTPNISVWTLPGPDSTGWTLEHEASFGEIWADESYKATGLPVEIPTLALIHPENPDVVYFFLEKHMFGVDVRARKVVDCKLYDLVAPPRCAVASRFVRAWRLPQQQSPGMLNWSNDPILTAKDKAPHGSYPLEGLTKQTFIG, encoded by the exons ATGGCGTCCCAAACCCTGCGCCGCCTTCGCTTGCTCGCGGCTCGGGCCGCCGCCCTCCCCGCCTCACCGCACCTGCCCTTCTCCGCTCCGTCGCGGGCACAGGCCCACATGGCGTCGTCGTCGTGGGCCGTCCTGGGCAGCATCCCGCGGGTCGCGCCCCCCGCGGACGGCGCCGACGTCTCCCTTGCGCTCACCCCGCCCCCGCGCGTCTCCATCCTCACCGTCTCCCCTCGCGTCTTCCCGGAGCCCGTCACTCCCAAGTACTTCCCCTTCGTCCTCGCCGCCGacccctccggcctcctcctcctccaagccaCCCTTGGCCGCCCCTGGACCCGCGAGATCACCGACGGTCCCCACGGTCCCGGCGTCCACTGGCACGACTCCGAACCGCGCTACTTCGTCCTCGACGCCAACGCCGGCTCCGCGTTCCGCCTCCCCGAACCCAAGCCCGTCGACATCATGCACCAGGCCCTCCTCGGCCTCATCGCCTCCCCTGGCGGCGGCGGCCACTACATGGTCTCGGAGCTGCGCCCCATCATGGGCACCGACCATGCCACGCTCCTCTCCTTCTCGTCCGAGGTCGGGAAGTGGGTCGAGAAGAGCGTCCACTACCCGCTCGCGCGCCGCATCTTCGCGCCCATCGGTGTGGTCTCGCACCACGGGAGGCTCTGGTGGGTCGACCTCACATGGGGCGTCATCACCAGCGACCCCTTCGCCAGCGACCCGGCCCTCCGCTTCGTGCCGCTCCCGCCGGACAGGGTGCTGCGGTCCAGGGAAGCTTGGGGAGAGTCCGACATGTACCGCTGCGTGGGGGTGAGCGCCGGCAAGCTGCGGTTCGTCGACACCTACTACATGGGCCGTGTCATCGGCGGCACTCCCAACATCAGCGTGTGGACGCTGCCTGGTCCGGACTCCACGGGGTGGACGCTGGAGCACGAGGCAAGCTTTGGTGAGATCTGGGCCGATGAGAGCTACAAGGCCACTGGGCTGCCCGTGGAGATCCCCACGCTCGCACTCATCCATCCCGAGAACCCCGACGTCGTCTACTTCTTCCTGGAGAAGCACATGTTCGGTGTCGACGTGCGTGCGCGCAAGGTTGTGGACTGCAAGCTCTACGACCTGGTTGCGCCGCCGAGGTGCGCAGTCGCCAGCCGCTTCGTTCGAGCGTGGAGGCTTCCACAACAACAATCACCAG GGATGCTTAACTGGTCTAATGATCCAATCTTGACTGCAAAAGACAAAGCTCCACATGGGAGTTACCCCCTGGAGGGACTTACCAAGCAGACATTCATAGGATGA
- the LOC119279494 gene encoding protein NYNRIN-like has translation MHETIEDFDDMEKLGQGFSSADPLEEIDIGDGSIPRPTFIKASLKADQKSKLAPAAMLNPIIRPWPFRGWGLDFIGEIHPLSSKKHRFVLVATDYFTKWTEVVPLKNMTHKKVISFVSEHIIHRFGIPQTLTTDQGASFMSHQFREFAKSLGSKLLNSSPYYAPANGQAESSNKTLIKLIKKKIEEHLKRWHEVLSEALWAHRISKHGATQVAPYDLVYGQEVVLPVKVNLQALRVARQNDLSAVDYNDLMMDKIDDISEERLRALREIEKEKLRVAKAYNKKVREKSCQIGDLLWKTILPIGTKDRKFGKWSPSWEDPYKIIEIVPGNSYFVQSLQGEKLSKALNGKYLKKYYPSMWQEA, from the exons ATGCATGAAACAATTGAAGATTTTGATGACATGGAAAAGCTGGGACAAGGATTCTCATCGGCTGACCCACTTGAAGAAATTGATATTGGTGATGGAAGTATCCCGAGGCCTACATTTATCAAAGCTAGCTTGAAAGCCGATCAGAAAAGTAAG TTAGCGCCCGCAGCTATGTTGAATCCTATAATTAGGCCGTGGCCATTTAGAGGATGGGGCTTAGATTTTATTGGTGAGATACATCCTTTGTCTTCTAAAAAACATCGCTTCGTCCTAGTTGCCACAGATTATTTTACTAAATGGACTGAAGTAGTTCCTTTGAAAAATATGACTCACAAAAAGGTTATTAGTTTTGTTTCAGAGCATATTATTCATAGATTTGGTATTCCTCAAACTTTAACTACTGATCAAGGTGCTTCTTTTATGTCTCATCAATTTCGTGAATTTGCCAAATCTTTAGGAAGTAAATTGTTAAATTCGTCGCCTTACTATGCTCCAGCTAACGGACAGGCTGAATCTAGCAATAAAACTTTAATTAAGCTTATCAAAAAGAAAATTGAGGAGCATCTGAAAAGATGGCATGAGGTACTTTCGGAAGCTTTATGGGCTCATCGGATATCTAAGCACGGAGCGACTCAAGTGGCACCGTATGATCTGGTATATGGTCAGGAGGTGGTGTTACCTGTAAAGGTTAATTTACAAGCTCTTAGAGTGGCCAGACAAAATGATTTGTCGGCTGTAGATTATAATGATTTGATGATGGATAAGATAGATGACATTTCAGAAGAGAGATTAAGAGCTTTGCGAGAAATTGAGAAGGAGAAATTAAGAGTAGCCAAGGCTTATAATAAAAAGGTGAGAGAGAAATCGTGTCAAATAGGGGATTTACTGTGGAAAACGATTTTACCTATTGGAACTAAAGATAGAAAATTCGGCAAATGGTCGCCGAGTTGGGAAGACCCGTATAAAATTATAGAGATTGTTCCTGGAAATTCATATTTTGTACAATCTTTGCAGGGAGAGAAGTTGTCCAAAGCTCTTaatggaaaatatttgaagaagtattaTCCTAGCATGTGGCAGGAGGCCTGA